The sequence tttccctctgctgctaGGTTTAGAAAGCtgaaaatttctatttaaaatataattttaatgtaaatttatatttaaaatataatttgggtgtaaatttatatttaaaatatcatttagATGTTTCTGCTCAGTGTGCTCAAGAGGGAAACTGCCTTGGTTGACACAGCCCACCCCCCAATTCCCCCTGCTGCTGGGTTAGAAAGCTGagaatttctatttaaaataaaattgagatGTAAATGAATATTTACAATCCAATTTGGGGCAGTGTgggtggcagcagtgctgatgctccgtgccctgccctgctccaggtgctgccccTGAGGCCAAGCGGCCCCGGCTGATGCACGGCTCGCTGCTCATGAAGGACAACGTGAGTCAGGGGGGCTCTGCTTCTCTGGGGCCACCAGGGTGGCCTTGTGTCCTCCCAGGCaccaccccagctcccccaaGCTCTGAGGATTATCAGAGACCACCTTGATgctgtttaatatttatttataattattgaGGTGGATGTTTtgtcccattcccagctctccctttgCTGCCCACCCTCAGTGACAAAACACCCCGCGATATCCCAGCCCATAAAAGGGAACACTCTTCCCTGCTTGGCACCAGCACCACAGCTCCCCCAAGCTCTGAGGATTATCAGAGACCACCTTGATgctgtttaatatttatttataattattgaGGTGGATGTTTtgtcccattcccagctctccctttgCTGCCCACCCTCAGTGACAAACACCCTGTGATATCATAGCCCATAAAAAGAACACCCTTTCCTGCTTTGCACCACCACCACAGCTCCCCCAAGCTCTGAGGATTAATTTCATCAGAGACCACCTTGATGgtgtttaatatttatttataattattaaaGTGGATGTTTTGTCCtactcccagctctccctttgCTCCCCACCCTCAGTGACAAACACCCCGCAATATCCCAGCCCAGAGAAtacccttccctccttcccccaccccagggcaccaccccagctcccccaaGCTCTGAGGATTATCAGAGACCACCTTGATGgtgtttaatatttatttataattattaaaGTGGATGTTTTatcccactcccagctctccctttgCTCCCCACCCTCGGTGACAAACACCCCGCGAtatcccagcccagagagggaatacccttccctccttcccccaccccagggCACCACCACAGCTCCCCCAAGCTCTGAGGATTATCAGAGACCACCTTGATGCtgtttaatttataattattgaGGTGGATGTTTTatcccactcccagctctccctttgCTCCCCACCCTTAGTGACAAACACCCTGCGAtatcccagcccagagagggaacacccttccctccttcccccaccccatGGCACCACCACAGCTCCCCCAAGCTCTGAGGATTATCAGAGACCACCTTGATGgtgtttaatatttatttataattattaaaGTGGATGTTTtgtcccattcccagctctccctttgCTCCCCACCCTCGGTGACAAACACCCTGTGATATCATAGCCCATAAAAAGAACACCCTTTCCTGCTTTGCACCACCACCACAGCTCCCCCAAGCTCTGAGGATTAATTTCATCAGAGACCACCTTGATGgtgtttaatatttataattattgaGGTGGATGTTTTGTCCtactcccagctctccctttgCTCCCCACCCTCGGTGACAAACACCCCGCGATATCCCAGCCCAGAAAGGGAACACCCTTCCCTaccaccccagctcccccaaGCTCTGAGgattcattttctctctttaatcTCTTTTTGCCCAGAGTTTCAGGCTGGTTTCCCCCGAGCAGgccctgaaggagctggggctggccgAGCACCAGCTGCGCTTCACCTGCCGCGTGCACATCCAGGACCCGCGCAAGGAGCACGAGACCGTGCTCAGGGTCTACAACCACCTCAAGGGGTGAGCTGGGCACTCCTCAGGGCCTGAGGGCTTGGGGAGCACGGCAGGAAAAGGCTGATCCTCTGGGGTGGAGGGGAAagttgggatttgggatgcaggagaaagctgctccttgggatggaggagaaagctgctccttgggatgcaggagaaagctgctcctctgggatggaggggaaagttgggatttgggatgcaggagaaagctgctcctctggggtggaggggaaagttgggatttgggatggaggaaaaagctgggatttgggatggaggggaaaGCTGCTCCTTGGGATGCAGGAGAAAGCTGCTCCTTGGGATGCAGGAGAAAGCTGTTTgtctgggatggaggggaaagctgggatttgggatggaggggaaaGCTGCTCCTTGGGATGGAGGTGGAtcagctcctttcccttcctgggctcagccaggctgggatttgggatcaggaCCCAGCCTTTATtcccaaaccaggctgggatttgggatcaggaCCCAGCCTTTATtcccaaaccaggctgggatttgggatcaggaCCCAGCCTTTATtccccaaaccaggctgggatttgggatcaggaCCCAGCCTCTATtcccaaaccaggctgggatttgggatcaggaCCCAGCCTTTATtcccaaaccaggctgggatttgggatcaggcCCCAGCCTTTATTCCCAAAccaggatgggatttgggatcaggaCCCAGCCTTTATtccccaaaccaggctgggatttgggatcaggcCCCAGCCTTTATTCCCCAAAccaggatgggatttgggatcaggaCCCAGCCTTTATtccccaaaccaggctgggatttgggatgaggACCCAGCCTTTATtccccaaaccaggctgggatttgggatcaggaCCCAGCCTTTATtccaaaccaggctgggatttgggatcaggaCCCAGCCTTTATtccccaaaccaggctgggatttgggatcaggaCCCAGCCTTTATtccccaaaccaggctgggatttgggatcaggaCCCAGCCTTTATtccccaaaccaggctgggatttgggatcaggaCCCAGCCTTTATtccccaaaccaggctgggatttgggatcaggaCCCAGCCTTTATtcccaaaccaggctgggatttgggatcaggcCCCAGCCTTTATTCCCCAAAccaggatgggatttgggatcaggaCCCAGCCTTTATtcccaaaccaggctgggatttgggatgaggTCCCAGCCTGTATCCCCACACCATTCCCAgatccctcctctccctccctgcagggtgcTGAAGGATTACTCGGTGCAGCACCTCCCTGATGGCTCCATCACCGTGGAGTCCATCCTGATCCAGGCCACGGCTCACTCCGAGGACCAGGCCACCAAGGTCCTGCTGGTCTCCTGGACCTACCAGGTGGGAATTCCTCATTTCCAATCCCAatccctccatcccaaacctccctctctgctctcctggaccTACCAGGTGGGAATTCCTCATTTCCCTCCATCCCAACCCTCCCTGCTGGTCTGGACCTACCAGGTGGGAATTCCTCATTTCCAATCCCTccatcccacccctccctgctgctctcctggaccTACCAGGTGGGAATCCTCATTTCCCACCCCAATCCCTCCATCCCaaccctccctgctgctctcctggaccTGCCAGGTGGGAATTCCTCATTTCCCTCCACCCCAATCCCTCCCTGCTGGTCTGGACCTACCAGGTGGGAATTCCTCATTTCCAATCCCAATCCCTCCATCCCAACTCTCCCTGCTGTCTCCTGGACCTACCAGGTGGGAATTCCTCATTTCCAATCCCAatccctccatcccaaacctccctctctgctctcctggaccTACCAGGTGGGAATTCCTCATTTCCCACCCCAATCCCTCCCTGCTGGTCTGGACCTACCAGGTGGGAATTCCTCATTTCCAATCCCTccatcccacccctccctgGTCTGGACCTACCAGGTGGGAATTCCTCATTTCCCACCCCAATCCCTCCCTGCTGGTCTCCTGGACCTACCAGGTGGGAATTCCTCATTTCCAACCCCAATTcctccatcccaaacctccctctctgctctcctggaccTACCAGGTGGGAATTCCTCATTTCCAACCCCTCCATCCCAACCCTCCCTGCTGGTCTGGACCTACCTGGAACTTTCTAGATCACTGATCTTTCTAGAATATTGAATTTTTCTGGATTTATTGAATTTTCTGGATTATTGACTTTTCTGGATCAATAATCTTTCTAGATCAATGCCGTTTCTGCATCCTTGAATTTTCTGGATGATTGATTTTTCTGGATCATTAACATTTCTGGATTGTTGAATTTTCTGCATCCTTGAATTTTCTGGATTAAAAATCTTTCTAGATCATTGAATTTTCTGCATCCTTGAATTTTCTGgattaaaaatctttctggatCATCGAATTCTCTGCATCCTTGAATTTTCTGGATGATTGATTTTTCTAGATTATTAACATTTCTGGATTATTGAATTTTCTGAATTACTGCACTTTCTAGATTATTATTCTTTCTGGATCATTGAATTTTCTGGATTTAGTGAATTTTTTTGAATGACTGAACTTTCTAGATTATTATTAACATTTCTGGATCATCGAACTTTCTCAAATATTGAATTTCTTGGATAGTTGAATTTTCTGGATTTAGTGAATTTTCTGGATCAGTGACCTTTCTagataattattaatatttctggATTCTTGAACTTTCTAGATCATTGAACTTTCTAGAATATTgaattttctgggtttgttgGATTTTTCTGGATCATTCATATTTCTGGATTGTGAATTTTCGGATTGTGAACTTTAGATCTTGAACTTCTAGGATTTGTTTGTTGGATTTTTCTGGATCATTAATATTTCTGGATTGTTGAATTTTCTGAATTAGTGAACTTTTAAGATTATTATTCTTTCTGGATAATTGAATTTTCTGGATTGTTGAATTTTCTGGATTATGACTATTTTCTGGATTATTGAATTTTCTAGATGATTAAACTTTCTGGATTACAAAACTCCTTCTTACCAGCAGGAAATGCTTTGGAAAGCAGaacaataaaatcagattatttgCATTTCAAGCCCCAGCTGGAATTTTGGGTGGTTCCAGCTTTCcaagagctcccagcagcccctgcaggatcctcccagcccattccaggGCTCCAATAAATTGAAtttcctgcccagggcagacaATCTGAGCAAGGTTTGGCTCTGatgctgatttatttatttttatttttatttttatttctttttctttttcaggatgAAGAGCTGGGCAGTTTCCTGACCTCCCTGCTGAAGAaggggctgccccagagccccccctgagagcccccccagccaggtttaatttgattattttgattttcttcacaTCCTCGGTGCTTTTTTCTGCTCGGTTTTAATAAAAGAATTCCAGGGTTTGTCCAattcctgcagtgacagcagctctgggagtgcAGGGCCTGTGGGGAACattgctcaggaaaaaaataaaaatccatttttgggggaaaattcccatttttctgggaaaaaaaatccaatttttctgggaaaaaaatcccatttttctgggagaaaaaattcccattttcagggaaaaaatcccatttttcaggaaaaaaaattcccattcttctgggaaaaaaatcccatttttcatgaaaaaattcccattttctgggggaaaaaaatcccatttttctggggaaaaaatcctatttttctgcaaaaaaaatcccatttttctgggaaaaagtttcccatttttctggggaaaatctcccatttttcagaaaaaaaataccaatttttcaggaaaaaattcccattttctggggaaaaaaatcccatttttggggaaaaaaatcccatttttctggggaaaaaaatcccatttttcaaaaaaatttcccatatttctgggaaaaaaaaatcccatttttctggggaaaaaaaaatcctatttttctggggaaaaaaaaatcctatttttctgggaaaaaatttcccatttttctgggaaaaatttcccatttttctgggaaaaaaaatcccatttttctggagaaaaaatcccatttttctggggaaaaaaaatccccatttttctgggaaaatttctcatttttctgggaaaaaattcccatttttcaggaaaaaaattcctattttctgggggaaaattcccatttttctggggaaaaaattcccattttccaggcAAAATGTCCCATtttgcaggggctgctcctggagcaggctcAGGCCAGGCTTTACTGGGGTTGGGGCACAGAATCAGCTGAGCCCggggagctcctgctctgctgggacacctggagggGCCAGGTctggagagagagacagagggaaaTATCAATTAGTGATTATGGGAAAGGAAATATTGATTATGGGGAGGAAATATTgattatggggaaaaaatattgattatggggaaaaaatattgattagggggaaaaaatattgattatgggaaaaggaaatattgatTTAAGGGAAATAAACCATtgatttaggggaaaaaatgctgatttagggaaatgaaaatattgattatggggaaaaaatattgatttagggaaaagaaaatattgattaTGGGGGAAAAATACTGATTATGGGGAAAATAAACCATTGATTaagggaaaatgaaatattggtTATGGGGGAAATAAACCATtgatttaggggaaaaaaatattgatcatggggaaaagaaaatattggttatggggaaaataaacaatttatttaggggaaaaaatattgatttaggGAAAATTAGCCATTGATTTagagcaaaaggaaatattGATTATGGGGAAAAGGAATATTAAtttaggggaaaagaaatattggTTATGGGGGAAATAAACCATtgatttagggaaaaaaatattgatttaggGGAAAAATACTGGATGTATAATGGGGctaataatattaaataaaattaaaatattgatatattaatataaatgaATAATACTATATATTAatactattaaataaaattaaattaagataTTAATATATGAATAATATAAatgaatatataaaagaaacatATTAATGATagtaaataaaactaaatttagatattaatatataaatatataaatgaatgTACAATGGAGATATATTAatgacatgaaataaaattaaaatattgatatattataaaaatatatactatatatgAATACTATTAAATAAacttaaaattgaaatattaatataaGAATAATATCAATGAATATATAATGTAAGTGAATATATAAATACTattcaataaaatttaaaatattactatATTCTCAGAATGACTATTAATTAGTTATTAGTTATTAATGGCTAGTAATTAGTAATTAGTTATGAGTTATTAATGGCTAGTTATTAGTAATTAGTTAATATGAGTTATTAATGGCTGGCAGTGCAGTGCCCACCTGTGTGCCGGTAGTGGACGCTAATGAATGGCtagtaattattaattattaatgatTAATTAGAGGCAGTGCCCACCTGTGTGCCGGTAGTGGACGCTAATTAATGGCtagtaattattaattattaatgagTAATTAGCACATGCCCACCTGTGTGCCGGTACTGGACGCTAATTAATGGCtagtaattattaattattaatgagTAATTAGCACAGTGCCCACCTGTGTGCCGGTAGTGGACGCTAATTAATGGCtagtaattattaattattaatgagTAATTAGCACATGCCCACCTGTGTGCCGGTAGTGGACGCTAATTAATGGCtagtaattattaattattaatgagTAATTAGCACATGCCCACCTGTGTGCCGGTAGTGGACGCTAATTAATGGCtagtaattattaattattatgaGTAATTAGCACATGCCCACCTGTGTGCCGGTACTGGACGCTAATTAATGGCtagtaattattaattattaatgagTAATTAGCACATGCCCACCTGTGTGCCGGTAGTGGACGCTAATTAATGGCtagtaattattaattattaatgagTAATTAGCACATGCCCACCTGTGTGCCGGTACTGGATGCTAATTAATGGCtagtaattattaattattaatgaaTAATTAGAGGCAGTGCCCACCTGTGTGCCGGTAGTGGACGCTAATTAATGGCtagtaattattaattattaatgagTAATTAGAGGCAGTGCCCACCTGTGTGCCGGTACTGGACGCTAATTAATGGCtagtaattattaattattaatgagTAATTAGCACATGCCCACCTGTGTGCCGGTAGTGGACGCTAATTAATGGCtagtaattattaattattaatgagTAATTAGAGCAGTGCCCACCTGTGTGCCGGTAGTGGACGCTAATTAATGGCtagtaattattaattattaatgagTAATTAGCACATGCCCACCTGTGTGCCGGTAGTGGACGCTAATTAATGGCtagtaattattaattattaatgagTAATTAGCACATGCCCACCTGTGTGCCGGTAGTGGACGCTAATTAATGGCtagtaattattaattattaatgagTAATTAGCACATGCCCACCTGTGTGCCGGTAGTGGACGCTAATTAATGGCtagtaattattaattattaatgagTAATTAGCAGCATGCCCACCTGTGTGCCGGTAGTGGACGCTAATTAATGGCtagt comes from Serinus canaria isolate serCan28SL12 chromosome 21, serCan2020, whole genome shotgun sequence and encodes:
- the LOC127060323 gene encoding uncharacterized protein LOC127060323 produces the protein MQEKAAPWDGGESCSLGCRRKLLLWDGGESWDLGCRRKLLLWGGGESWDLGWRKKLGFGMEGKAAPWDAGESCSLGCRRKLFVWDGGESWDLGWRGKLLLGMEVDQLLSLPGLSQAGIWDQDPAFIPQTRLGFGIRTQPLFPNQAGIWDQDPAFIPKPGWDLGSGPSLYSQTRMGFGIRTQPLFPKPGWDLGSGPSLYSPNQDGIWDQDPAFIPQTRLGFGMRTQPLFPKPGWDLGSGPSLYSKPGWDLGSGPSLYSPNQAGIWDQDPAFIPQTRLGFGIRTQPLFPKPGWDLGSGPSLYSPNQAGIWDQDPAFIPKPGWDLGSGPSLYSPNQDGIWDQDPAFIPKPGWDLG